A region from the Meiothermus sp. Pnk-1 genome encodes:
- a CDS encoding 5'-methylthioadenosine/adenosylhomocysteine nucleosidase, with product MVALFAAEGTEARALWETLGLEQAMKGPKPTHRGIFADHEVVLIEAGVGKVAAASAVAYAQARFEPRMAIWAGVAGALNPKLQALDVLVAHDAVQWDVDITAFGRKPGELASGERFVRADAELSTELYRAALALHLPVHWGRVASGDRFLADPNEAQRLREVFAADAVEMEGAAALWTAGRLGVPMALLRTISDGAGDEATVNFQEFLEAASRRLGEVLAHFLHGGVSGGGAGQV from the coding sequence GTGGTGGCCCTCTTCGCCGCCGAAGGTACGGAGGCTCGGGCGTTGTGGGAAACGTTGGGGCTCGAGCAGGCCATGAAAGGCCCTAAACCTACCCACCGCGGGATCTTCGCGGATCACGAGGTGGTGCTGATCGAGGCGGGGGTGGGCAAAGTCGCCGCGGCCTCCGCCGTCGCCTACGCCCAGGCTCGTTTCGAGCCGAGGATGGCCATCTGGGCCGGAGTGGCTGGGGCTTTGAACCCCAAGTTGCAGGCCTTGGATGTGCTGGTCGCGCACGACGCGGTGCAATGGGACGTAGACATCACCGCCTTCGGGCGAAAACCGGGCGAACTCGCCAGCGGGGAGCGGTTTGTGAGGGCCGATGCCGAGCTCTCTACCGAACTTTACCGGGCGGCTTTAGCCCTGCACCTGCCGGTGCACTGGGGCCGGGTGGCCAGCGGGGATCGCTTTTTGGCAGATCCTAACGAGGCCCAGCGGTTGCGCGAAGTCTTCGCTGCGGACGCCGTAGAGATGGAAGGCGCTGCTGCCTTATGGACCGCGGGCCGGCTAGGGGTTCCCATGGCGCTGCTGCGCACCATCTCCGACGGGGCAGGTGACGAGGCCACGGTCAACTTCCAGGAGTTTTTGGAGGCGGCCTCTCGTCGGCTCGGCGAAGTGTTGGCGCACTTTTTGCATGGCGGTGTATCGGGTGGAGGGGCTGGGCAGGTATAA
- a CDS encoding ribose-phosphate pyrophosphokinase gives MAMTGLGVTPATQVECVAQAGASGGNPYLSLEDERPTNGENSGLEVKLFAGNANRPLAEAIARTLGLQLGEALVERFPDGEVRVRIHESVRGADVYLIQPSAPPVNDNLMELLLMADAMRRSSAARINAVIPYFGYARQDKQTQGREPITAKLVADLIERVGVDRVIAVDLHAPQIQGFFNIPVDALSAVRLFAQHLLNHQLTENAVVVSPDAGRAEEARRLSEKLGLPLALLAKRRTGPRETQVTYVIGDVAGKRPILIDDIVSTGGTIRRGVEALLAAGALPEAIVMATHAVLVGPARENLAHPAIRQVVFTDTIPLNPGLGYTILSTAGLLAQAIRHIHTNRSVSALI, from the coding sequence ATGGCGATGACCGGGCTGGGGGTTACCCCTGCAACGCAGGTAGAGTGCGTCGCACAGGCTGGGGCATCCGGGGGCAACCCATACCTTTCCCTCGAGGACGAGCGCCCCACCAACGGGGAAAATAGCGGCCTCGAGGTCAAGCTGTTCGCCGGCAACGCTAACCGGCCCTTGGCCGAAGCTATCGCGCGCACCTTGGGCTTGCAGTTGGGGGAGGCCTTGGTCGAACGTTTCCCCGATGGCGAGGTGCGGGTGCGCATCCACGAGAGCGTGCGCGGGGCGGATGTCTACCTGATCCAGCCCTCGGCCCCTCCGGTCAACGACAACCTGATGGAGTTGTTGCTGATGGCCGACGCTATGCGCCGCAGCAGCGCGGCCCGCATCAACGCGGTCATCCCTTACTTTGGTTATGCCCGTCAGGACAAGCAGACCCAGGGCCGCGAGCCCATCACGGCTAAGCTGGTGGCCGATCTGATCGAGCGGGTGGGGGTGGATCGGGTGATCGCGGTGGACTTGCACGCCCCGCAGATCCAGGGGTTCTTCAACATCCCCGTGGACGCCCTCTCGGCGGTGCGGTTGTTTGCCCAACATCTGTTGAACCATCAACTTACCGAAAACGCTGTGGTGGTCTCTCCTGACGCCGGACGGGCCGAAGAGGCCCGCCGCCTTTCGGAAAAGTTGGGCCTACCTCTGGCCCTTCTGGCCAAGCGCCGCACCGGGCCGCGCGAGACCCAGGTCACCTACGTGATCGGGGATGTAGCTGGGAAGCGTCCGATCCTCATCGACGACATCGTTTCCACGGGGGGCACTATCCGCCGGGGGGTAGAAGCCCTCTTGGCTGCCGGGGCTCTCCCCGAAGCCATTGTGATGGCAACCCATGCAGTGCTGGTCGGCCCCGCGCGGGAAAATCTGGCCCACCCGGCCATCCGCCAGGTGGTTTTTACCGACACCATACCCCTCAATCCTGGCCTGGGCTACACCATTCTCTCCACGGCTGGGCTTCTTGCGCAGGCCATCCGCCACATCCACACCAACCGCTCGGTGAGCGCTCTTATTTAG
- a CDS encoding DUF4097 family beta strand repeat-containing protein, translating into MASAHNPDLLGLLGIGAEPVVLEEHELDLAGVRQLEARTFNGAIIVQLGAEPPHLTLRRKGEVHLTLERRGDTLFLEARKRTPLCVGCCASFELALPESLSLILHSSNGAIAVRGSGAAELKLHTSNGRITVREARGPVSAKTSNGAIEVRQVEGAVEARTSNGAVVLEDLTLPPGSQSKVVTSNGAIKVRRLLAPGGLEAEGYTSNGSVHLELPGASVQLQRQSFSALRAGSSPARLRLESSNGGIWFQ; encoded by the coding sequence ATGGCCTCAGCGCATAACCCTGATCTGTTGGGGCTTTTGGGCATCGGCGCCGAGCCGGTGGTGCTGGAAGAGCATGAATTGGACCTGGCCGGGGTTCGCCAGCTCGAGGCCCGTACCTTCAACGGCGCGATTATCGTGCAGCTAGGAGCCGAGCCGCCTCACCTGACGCTTCGCCGTAAAGGGGAGGTGCACCTCACCCTCGAGCGTCGCGGCGACACCCTTTTTCTCGAAGCGCGCAAGCGTACCCCCCTTTGCGTGGGCTGCTGCGCCAGTTTCGAGCTGGCCTTGCCTGAAAGCTTGAGCCTAATCCTACATAGCTCGAACGGGGCCATCGCCGTGAGGGGCAGCGGGGCGGCCGAACTGAAGCTTCACACCTCCAATGGCCGCATCACCGTTAGGGAAGCCCGGGGGCCGGTCTCGGCCAAGACCTCGAACGGAGCCATCGAGGTCCGCCAGGTAGAGGGTGCGGTGGAAGCCCGCACCTCAAACGGGGCGGTGGTGCTCGAGGACCTTACCCTCCCTCCTGGTTCCCAGAGCAAGGTCGTGACCAGCAACGGCGCGATCAAGGTGAGGCGGCTGTTGGCCCCCGGAGGCTTGGAGGCGGAGGGTTACACCTCCAACGGCAGCGTGCACCTCGAGCTTCCGGGGGCCAGCGTACAGCTTCAGCGTCAGAGCTTTAGCGCCCTACGGGCTGGGTCGAGTCCGGCCCGGCTGCGCCTGGAGAGCTCCAACGGGGGGATCTGGTTCCAGTAG
- a CDS encoding S-ribosylhomocysteine lyase, with the protein MSEYVLVESFRLDHTKVRAPYVRLAGVKMTPKGDRIEKYDLRLGQPNQEILPPQAIHTLEHLLAGYLRSHIDGVIDLSPMGCRTGFYAVMLGEIGPERMLEAFRASLEDVVAFEGEVPGASALECGNYRDHDLASAKDWARRVLEKGLIVQETVQIEPR; encoded by the coding sequence ATGTCGGAATATGTCCTCGTTGAATCCTTCCGCTTAGACCACACCAAGGTCCGCGCCCCCTACGTCCGCCTGGCCGGGGTAAAGATGACCCCCAAGGGCGACCGCATCGAGAAGTACGATTTGCGCCTAGGCCAACCCAATCAGGAAATCCTCCCACCCCAGGCCATCCACACCCTCGAGCACCTCCTGGCCGGGTACTTGCGCAGCCACATTGACGGAGTGATAGACCTCTCGCCCATGGGCTGCCGCACCGGGTTCTATGCGGTGATGCTGGGCGAGATCGGCCCCGAACGGATGCTGGAGGCCTTCCGCGCCAGCTTAGAAGACGTGGTGGCCTTCGAGGGAGAGGTTCCCGGAGCGAGCGCACTCGAGTGCGGCAACTACCGCGACCACGACCTGGCGTCTGCCAAAGATTGGGCCCGGCGGGTGCTGGAGAAGGGGCTGATCGTGCAGGAGACCGTCCAGATCGAGCCGCGGTAG
- a CDS encoding TrkH family potassium uptake protein, whose product MILLGILDALYREDATGFLGGGLLGVTLGWLLRRLGSAHTDPRRAEALFTVALLWILVPALGAIPFWISGNLAPLDALFESVSGFTTTGATVLTDFSRWGYGLFLWRSLIQWFGGIGILLIFIVVLPQLAVAGRQLFFTEITGVQKEKITPKLRQTAAMILRIYVVLTLVCFGVYMATGQPFFEALCNALSTVPAGGLSPSAKSFAAYSPVSQWAGTLFMFLAGIGFLLQYRLFFGREVQTLLRDAEFRAYMAIIGVSGVTLAGYFFFSGSYGLEPALRHAFFQVTSIVTTTGFASTDFGQWALPAQMLLIILMFVGGTSGSAAGGIKVIRWLIAWALVKRELQRSLHPQAVLPLRVGNKVVSEEVLRSVAAFITLYILLFAVGMGVIGITENNFFYGFTASAAFIGNTGPAYGEFGPFGHYGNLHPASKVVAIVQMWAGRIELIPLMILLFPTFWRRLRG is encoded by the coding sequence ATGATCCTCCTGGGCATTCTCGATGCGTTGTACCGGGAAGACGCCACGGGTTTCTTGGGGGGGGGATTGTTGGGGGTTACCCTGGGGTGGCTCCTGCGCCGCCTGGGCAGCGCTCACACCGATCCCCGGAGGGCTGAAGCCTTGTTCACGGTGGCTCTGCTATGGATCTTGGTTCCGGCTTTGGGGGCCATCCCGTTCTGGATCTCTGGGAACTTAGCCCCCCTAGACGCCCTATTTGAGTCCGTATCGGGTTTTACCACCACCGGAGCCACCGTCCTCACCGACTTCAGCCGCTGGGGTTACGGGCTTTTTCTGTGGCGAAGCCTTATCCAGTGGTTTGGCGGCATCGGGATTTTGCTGATTTTCATCGTGGTGCTACCCCAGCTCGCGGTGGCCGGACGGCAGCTTTTCTTCACCGAGATCACCGGGGTTCAAAAGGAGAAGATCACGCCCAAACTGCGCCAGACCGCGGCGATGATCCTGCGCATCTATGTGGTGCTGACCCTGGTATGTTTCGGCGTATACATGGCCACCGGGCAACCCTTCTTTGAGGCCCTCTGTAACGCGCTCTCCACGGTCCCGGCAGGGGGGTTGAGCCCGAGCGCGAAAAGCTTTGCTGCCTATTCCCCTGTTTCCCAGTGGGCGGGCACACTGTTTATGTTCCTGGCCGGGATCGGCTTTTTGCTCCAATACCGGCTTTTCTTCGGGCGAGAGGTGCAGACCCTGCTGCGCGACGCGGAGTTCCGGGCTTACATGGCAATCATCGGGGTGAGCGGGGTGACGCTCGCGGGGTATTTCTTCTTCTCAGGAAGCTACGGCCTCGAGCCTGCCTTGCGCCACGCTTTTTTTCAAGTGACCTCCATCGTCACCACCACCGGCTTTGCCTCGACGGATTTCGGGCAATGGGCGTTGCCCGCGCAGATGCTCCTGATCATTTTGATGTTCGTCGGAGGAACCTCCGGCTCCGCCGCGGGGGGCATCAAGGTGATCCGCTGGTTGATCGCCTGGGCGCTGGTGAAACGGGAACTCCAGCGCTCGCTGCATCCCCAGGCGGTGCTCCCGCTGCGGGTAGGAAACAAGGTGGTGAGCGAGGAAGTGCTGCGCTCGGTAGCCGCTTTCATCACCCTGTACATCCTGCTCTTCGCCGTGGGGATGGGAGTCATCGGAATCACCGAGAACAACTTCTTCTACGGCTTCACCGCCTCGGCGGCCTTCATCGGCAACACCGGCCCGGCTTACGGCGAGTTCGGCCCCTTCGGGCACTATGGCAACCTGCACCCGGCCTCCAAGGTCGTGGCAATCGTCCAGATGTGGGCGGGGCGCATCGAACTCATCCCCCTAATGATCCTCTTGTTCCCCACCTTCTGGCGCAGGCTCAGGGGCTAG
- the trkA gene encoding Trk system potassium transporter TrkA, with amino-acid sequence MHIVIAGGGEIGGQIAKALTPKHDIVVIDKDPDLRERLEQHDVQFLEGSATDPDTLREAKMDLADAFIAATNWDEVNLLACLLAKGLGAKEVICFVGKSSYMDILTDPRTVEILGTRIDRVLWPQRSLAKEIVEVIMVPGAVDVETLAGGRLRFLEYRVEEKSPYARRHLKIIDWPEETFMAGVLREGRLIAARDPGFEELELQPGDRILFTSTPMGFTALQACFAPKSRVRQVMIVGGGNVGYMVAQELSRYRVQIVVVDHNEERCAWLAEELPGALVLQGDGTDTDLLESEGLDNTDVLVAVTDNDEKNLLVSLFAKQAGVAKVITRVGRAENRKLFERVGIDIPLTPRQAAVREVVDWLDSENVDHLSLMEENIELLEIELPSTFRERALGSLELPAGSTVVAVERGKKVSLPDYNQMVAAGDTLLVLSERRVADDVLARVR; translated from the coding sequence ATGCACATCGTCATCGCAGGTGGCGGAGAAATCGGCGGACAGATCGCCAAGGCCCTGACCCCAAAGCACGACATCGTGGTCATCGACAAGGACCCCGATCTGCGCGAGCGGCTCGAGCAGCACGACGTACAATTTCTGGAAGGCTCGGCCACCGATCCCGATACCTTGCGCGAGGCCAAGATGGATCTGGCCGACGCGTTCATCGCCGCCACCAACTGGGACGAGGTAAACCTCCTGGCCTGCCTGCTGGCCAAGGGGTTGGGGGCCAAAGAGGTGATCTGCTTTGTGGGGAAATCCTCCTACATGGACATCCTCACCGACCCCCGCACGGTAGAGATCCTAGGCACCCGGATTGACCGGGTGCTCTGGCCGCAGCGCTCGCTGGCCAAGGAGATCGTCGAGGTGATCATGGTGCCGGGAGCGGTGGACGTAGAGACCCTGGCGGGCGGGCGGCTGCGCTTTCTCGAGTACCGGGTGGAGGAGAAAAGCCCCTACGCCCGGCGACACCTCAAGATCATCGACTGGCCCGAGGAGACCTTCATGGCGGGGGTATTGCGCGAAGGAAGGCTCATCGCCGCCCGCGACCCCGGCTTTGAGGAGCTCGAGCTGCAACCTGGCGATCGCATCCTCTTCACCAGTACCCCTATGGGCTTCACCGCCTTGCAAGCCTGCTTCGCCCCCAAAAGCCGGGTGCGGCAGGTGATGATCGTAGGTGGGGGAAACGTGGGCTACATGGTGGCCCAGGAGCTCTCCCGATACCGGGTACAGATCGTGGTGGTAGACCACAACGAAGAGCGCTGTGCCTGGCTGGCCGAGGAGCTCCCTGGGGCTTTGGTATTACAGGGTGACGGCACCGACACCGACCTCCTAGAGTCGGAGGGCCTCGACAACACCGATGTGCTGGTCGCGGTCACCGACAACGACGAAAAAAACCTGCTGGTCTCGCTCTTCGCCAAACAGGCCGGGGTGGCCAAGGTGATCACCCGGGTGGGCCGGGCCGAGAACCGCAAGCTCTTTGAGCGGGTGGGGATAGACATCCCCCTCACCCCCCGCCAGGCCGCGGTGCGCGAGGTGGTGGACTGGCTCGACTCGGAGAACGTAGACCACCTGTCGTTAATGGAGGAAAACATCGAGCTTTTGGAGATCGAGCTGCCCTCTACCTTCCGTGAACGCGCCCTGGGGAGCCTGGAGCTGCCCGCCGGTTCCACGGTAGTGGCGGTGGAGCGGGGCAAGAAAGTCTCCCTCCCGGATTACAACCAAATGGTCGCCGCCGGCGACACCCTGCTGGTCCTCTCCGAACGTCGGGTGGCCGACGACGTGCTGGCTCGAGTGCGCTAA
- the rimO gene encoding 30S ribosomal protein S12 methylthiotransferase RimO, which yields MAGKVGFVSLGCPKALVDSEQILSRLRAEGYETSPTYEDAEVVVVNTCGFITPAVEESLSAIGEALAENGKVIVTGCLGARPEVIKAAHPEVLEVTGPGQVDKVLEAVHRIIPPDTSPFTTLIPPQVKLTPRHYAYLKIAEGCNHKCSFCIIPKLRGLQVSREAGEILSEATRLVSTGTKELLVIAQDTSAYGVDIRHRASEFQGRQVRAHLVDLVNELAELGAWVRLHYVYPYPHVKQLVPLMAQGKILPYLDVPLQHASPRILRAMRRPGGAESHLKTIQEWREIAPDLAIRSSFIVGFPGETEEDFTLLLEFLAEAKLDRVGCFTYSEVEGADANALAGRVPEEVKEERRARLMELQQSLSLEKNRAKVGQTLEVIVDDYGEEPGVVVGRSKYDAPGIDGLVYAETDGTVKIGDLIRVHITRAEAYDLYGKAVGNLAWEPRVPRWGMANTPIRL from the coding sequence ATGGCCGGTAAGGTTGGTTTTGTCAGTCTGGGCTGTCCCAAAGCCCTGGTGGATTCCGAGCAGATCCTCTCTCGCCTGCGGGCCGAGGGGTACGAGACTTCCCCTACCTATGAAGACGCCGAGGTGGTGGTGGTGAACACCTGCGGCTTCATCACCCCGGCGGTGGAGGAGTCGCTCTCGGCCATCGGCGAGGCGCTGGCGGAAAACGGCAAGGTGATCGTCACCGGCTGCTTGGGGGCCCGTCCCGAGGTGATCAAGGCGGCCCACCCCGAGGTGCTCGAGGTCACCGGCCCCGGCCAGGTGGACAAGGTGCTCGAGGCCGTCCACCGGATCATCCCCCCCGACACCAGCCCCTTCACGACCCTGATTCCCCCCCAGGTCAAGCTCACCCCACGCCACTACGCCTACCTCAAGATCGCCGAGGGCTGTAACCACAAGTGCAGCTTCTGCATCATCCCCAAGCTACGGGGCTTACAGGTATCACGCGAGGCGGGGGAGATCCTCTCCGAGGCCACCCGGCTGGTCTCGACGGGGACCAAGGAGCTGCTCGTCATCGCGCAGGACACCTCGGCCTACGGGGTGGATATCCGCCACCGCGCATCCGAGTTCCAGGGGCGGCAGGTGCGGGCCCATCTGGTAGACCTGGTGAACGAACTGGCCGAACTGGGGGCCTGGGTGCGGCTGCACTACGTCTACCCCTACCCCCACGTCAAGCAGCTCGTCCCCCTGATGGCCCAGGGGAAGATCCTCCCCTACCTGGACGTCCCCTTGCAGCACGCCTCGCCCAGGATCCTCCGGGCCATGCGCCGCCCCGGAGGAGCAGAGAGCCACCTCAAAACGATCCAAGAATGGCGCGAGATCGCCCCCGACCTGGCTATCCGCTCGAGCTTCATCGTGGGGTTCCCCGGCGAAACCGAGGAAGATTTCACGTTGTTGCTGGAATTCCTCGCCGAGGCCAAGCTCGACCGGGTGGGCTGCTTCACCTACTCCGAGGTAGAGGGGGCCGACGCCAACGCCCTGGCGGGGCGGGTCCCCGAAGAGGTCAAAGAGGAGCGCAGAGCCCGCCTCATGGAGCTGCAACAAAGCCTCAGCCTGGAGAAAAACCGGGCTAAGGTGGGCCAAACCCTCGAGGTCATCGTGGACGACTACGGAGAAGAGCCCGGGGTGGTGGTGGGGCGCAGCAAGTACGACGCCCCCGGCATTGACGGCCTGGTCTACGCCGAGACCGACGGCACGGTGAAGATCGGAGACCTCATCCGGGTTCACATCACCAGGGCCGAGGCCTACGACCTTTACGGCAAGGCGGTGGGCAATCTGGCCTGGGAGCCCCGGGTTCCCCGGTGGGGAATGGCAAATACCCCAATCCGGTTGTAA
- a CDS encoding DMT family transporter has product MLTNDVQRGLLAGLLAASIWGGMYVVSKVVLEVIPPITLVAVRMGVAFVCMVLWLRLLGRDWRLPRKLWAPVAAMGLVGYALSITAQFIGTGLAGAALGSLITTASPLVTVALSALLRIERVPVRAWVGLGIALLGVWVLSGSGNTNLAGVFWLIVAALTWGILGLIGGQTVRQHDPALVSAWASLIGGVALAVLVPGELARMPIGEIHLGTVAGVLYLGVVSTAVAFTLWVYAVAKAGSVLSGIAFFAQPVVGGLLGWALLGESLGLSFLLGAVLLFVGALIARPS; this is encoded by the coding sequence GTGTTGACCAACGACGTCCAACGTGGGCTTTTGGCAGGGCTTCTAGCCGCCTCGATCTGGGGCGGCATGTACGTGGTCTCCAAGGTAGTGCTGGAGGTGATCCCCCCCATCACCCTGGTCGCGGTCCGGATGGGGGTGGCCTTCGTGTGCATGGTGCTGTGGTTGCGCCTGTTAGGCCGTGACTGGCGGCTTCCCCGCAAGCTCTGGGCCCCCGTCGCCGCGATGGGCCTAGTCGGCTATGCGCTCTCCATCACCGCGCAGTTCATCGGAACCGGCTTAGCCGGGGCCGCCCTGGGCTCGCTCATCACCACGGCCTCCCCGCTGGTGACGGTAGCGCTCTCAGCCTTGCTCAGGATCGAGCGCGTTCCGGTGCGGGCTTGGGTCGGTCTGGGGATCGCCCTGCTGGGGGTCTGGGTCCTCTCGGGGAGCGGAAACACCAACTTGGCAGGGGTGTTCTGGCTCATCGTGGCTGCTCTCACCTGGGGCATCTTAGGACTCATCGGCGGTCAGACCGTCCGCCAGCACGACCCCGCGCTGGTCTCGGCCTGGGCGAGCCTGATAGGAGGGGTCGCGCTGGCGGTTTTGGTCCCGGGCGAACTGGCCAGGATGCCCATCGGAGAGATCCATCTAGGCACGGTGGCAGGCGTTCTGTACTTAGGGGTGGTCTCCACCGCGGTGGCCTTCACCCTTTGGGTGTACGCGGTGGCCAAAGCCGGTTCGGTGCTCTCAGGTATAGCCTTTTTCGCCCAGCCGGTGGTGGGGGGATTGCTGGGCTGGGCCCTGTTAGGGGAATCGCTGGGGCTGAGCTTTCTGCTCGGAGCCGTCTTGCTCTTCGTCGGGGCCTTGATAGCCCGGCCCAGTTGA
- a CDS encoding RodZ domain-containing protein — protein MCETGRRLKEAREAQGKSLAEMAQQLAVRKAILEALEECRYEELPEAALSRGYLRRYAQVLGLDPEPLLAEFPAKTGPHSGNFTADTPPPRKGLPVWFWTLLVLILVGVGVAVWRLFASPNKPAAVEVAPPPPPTAPQRVTLRVTTQPPGARVYLDGFLLGQSPVQAPGIEVGDRVLRVEAPGFKPYQTTLHLTENKTLSVTLEAAPPVSRPSTTLANPQPTPPTNPQSVVLRLEGRSWIRVTTPGGQKLYEGIPAQGTVLSYDQPVVVRAGNPAAVRVAVGGQDQGVMGQPGQPVTRRYPTTP, from the coding sequence ATGTGCGAAACCGGACGGAGGCTCAAGGAAGCCCGCGAAGCCCAGGGAAAAAGCCTGGCCGAGATGGCCCAGCAACTCGCGGTGCGAAAAGCCATCCTCGAGGCGCTCGAGGAATGCCGCTACGAAGAACTCCCCGAGGCCGCATTATCCCGCGGGTATCTTCGCCGCTACGCGCAGGTCCTGGGCCTAGACCCAGAGCCCTTGCTGGCCGAGTTCCCGGCCAAGACTGGCCCCCATTCGGGCAATTTCACCGCGGATACGCCCCCCCCGCGCAAAGGGCTCCCGGTCTGGTTTTGGACCTTGTTGGTGCTGATCTTGGTAGGGGTTGGGGTAGCGGTTTGGCGGCTGTTCGCCTCCCCAAACAAACCCGCTGCCGTAGAGGTCGCCCCACCTCCACCCCCGACCGCCCCCCAACGGGTCACCTTGCGGGTCACTACCCAACCTCCTGGGGCCAGGGTATACCTGGATGGCTTCCTGCTGGGGCAGTCTCCGGTGCAGGCCCCCGGCATCGAGGTAGGGGATCGGGTGCTGCGGGTGGAAGCTCCTGGGTTCAAGCCCTACCAAACCACCTTACACCTCACCGAGAACAAGACCCTCTCGGTGACCCTCGAGGCAGCGCCGCCGGTTTCCCGCCCCAGTACAACCCTAGCGAACCCCCAACCCACCCCGCCAACCAACCCCCAAAGCGTGGTGCTGCGGCTCGAGGGCAGGAGCTGGATCCGGGTCACCACCCCCGGCGGACAGAAACTCTACGAGGGCATCCCGGCGCAGGGCACCGTCCTCAGCTATGATCAGCCGGTGGTGGTGCGGGCGGGGAACCCCGCCGCGGTGCGGGTAGCGGTGGGGGGGCAGGACCAAGGGGTGATGGGCCAGCCGGGGCAGCCTGTCACCCGCCGTTACCCAACCACCCCCTAA
- a CDS encoding pseudouridine-5'-phosphate glycosidase gives MRLSAEVETALRKGQPVVALESTVITHGLPRPLNLHTARRLEAAVREEGAIPATIAVLGGEVVVGLASEELEQLALDDKADKASLWNLAALAAQGRNAGTTVATTTFLAHRAGIAVFATGGIGGVHPDPYDESADLTELARTPIVVVCSGAKSILNLAATLERLESYGVTLLGYRTDRFPAFHTPQSPFSVPARAESPQEVARIYMRTKELGLPSATLVTNPVSQGLPFEQVQAWVEQANQEAARHGIQGKGLTPYLLRRISELSGGQTDQVNLRLLEENARLASRIAGALAQPWAPNP, from the coding sequence ATGCGCCTATCCGCTGAAGTCGAAACCGCCCTGCGCAAGGGCCAACCGGTGGTGGCTTTAGAGTCTACCGTCATCACCCACGGGCTGCCGCGCCCTTTGAACCTGCACACCGCGCGAAGGCTCGAGGCCGCCGTCCGCGAGGAGGGGGCCATCCCCGCGACCATCGCCGTGCTGGGAGGCGAGGTGGTGGTGGGCCTGGCTTCCGAGGAGCTCGAGCAGCTAGCCCTCGACGACAAAGCCGACAAGGCCAGCCTGTGGAACCTGGCGGCCCTGGCCGCGCAGGGAAGAAACGCCGGGACCACCGTCGCCACCACCACTTTCCTGGCCCACCGGGCGGGGATCGCGGTGTTCGCCACGGGGGGAATCGGCGGGGTTCACCCCGACCCCTACGACGAATCCGCCGACCTTACCGAGCTTGCGCGCACCCCCATCGTGGTGGTGTGCTCGGGGGCCAAGAGCATCTTGAACCTCGCCGCCACCCTGGAGCGGCTCGAGTCCTACGGGGTAACCCTGCTCGGCTACCGCACCGACAGATTCCCGGCCTTTCACACCCCCCAGAGCCCCTTTAGCGTCCCTGCCAGGGCTGAAAGCCCCCAAGAAGTAGCCCGGATCTATATGCGTACCAAGGAATTAGGGCTCCCTTCCGCAACCCTGGTGACCAACCCGGTAAGCCAGGGGCTCCCCTTCGAACAGGTGCAGGCCTGGGTCGAGCAGGCCAACCAGGAAGCGGCCCGCCACGGCATCCAAGGCAAGGGCCTGACCCCTTACCTGCTGCGGCGGATCTCCGAGCTTTCCGGTGGTCAGACCGACCAGGTCAACCTGCGCCTGCTCGAGGAGAACGCGCGGTTGGCCTCCCGCATCGCCGGGGCTTTAGCCCAGCCTTGGGCGCCCAATCCCTGA
- a CDS encoding DUF4388 domain-containing protein, whose translation MEGNFSLLGPIDLLQLLSQSKQSGGFYVPRGEIYLDKGRPVHASYRGVEGAEGLYRILSLREGPFRFSPGDQAPRHTLTEALEHYLLQAIRQLDERIEVGVFDRVTLRVNNLPSQLTLLPNELAVLSQLNSPLSPLELSARSKFGLEAVTALLGHLARLGLIKVQHRLAHTAQLRTALAEGRGTMARLDPLVIRAWIHQYGHFEAVEVQAGERQVRIMIEAQPGAGARMLFTAEGLVFHNLRAEQEVLVWPAL comes from the coding sequence GTGGAAGGCAACTTCAGCCTGCTGGGGCCGATCGACCTCTTGCAACTCCTGAGCCAGAGCAAGCAAAGCGGAGGGTTTTATGTACCGCGCGGGGAGATCTATCTGGATAAGGGTCGCCCGGTACACGCCAGCTACCGCGGGGTAGAGGGGGCCGAGGGGCTTTACCGGATCCTGAGCTTGCGCGAGGGGCCGTTTCGCTTCTCGCCCGGGGACCAAGCTCCCCGGCACACCCTTACGGAAGCGCTGGAGCACTACCTGCTCCAGGCCATCCGCCAGCTCGACGAACGGATCGAAGTGGGGGTCTTTGACCGGGTAACCCTAAGGGTGAACAACCTCCCCTCCCAGCTTACCCTGCTCCCTAATGAACTCGCCGTCTTGAGCCAGCTCAACAGCCCGCTCTCCCCGCTCGAGCTCTCCGCCCGCAGCAAGTTCGGGCTCGAGGCCGTCACCGCCCTGCTCGGCCACCTGGCCCGGCTGGGGCTGATCAAGGTGCAACACCGCCTGGCCCACACCGCCCAGCTCCGCACCGCCCTCGCCGAAGGGAGAGGCACGATGGCCCGGCTGGACCCGCTGGTGATCCGCGCCTGGATACATCAGTACGGCCACTTCGAGGCAGTGGAGGTGCAAGCAGGCGAGCGCCAGGTGCGGATAATGATCGAAGCCCAACCCGGAGCAGGCGCACGGATGCTGTTCACCGCCGAGGGGCTGGTGTTTCACAACCTGCGGGCCGAGCAGGAGGTTCTGGTGTGGCCTGCGTTGTGA